The genome window CGAGTCCATTCAACGAGCGTACATGATCGGTCGCAGCGTGGGACTGCACTATGTCTATTGTCAGGACTTGCCGGGTTCAGCGTGCGCGAGCACGTTTTGTCCGTACTGCCGAACTATACTCATCGAAAGGGTCAGCTTCACTGTACTGGCGAACCGGATCGTTCACAACCGATGTCCACAGTGCGGTCAACTTGTGGATGGTGTAGAGATGAATCCTCTTCCCCACTCCCTTCACCACGTCCTCGCCTCATAAGCATGGGAACTGGCGCGACGTAGGGAAGGTCCTGCGTCAGTCTCCTTGGTCTCGTCGCCGAGAGCGACGTTTGTCTTCGTTCGCCTTCCCGAATGGCCTTCAAGACGCGCGAGCAGCGACTGTTCGCTCCTCGATAGGGACGTAATCGCGTCGGGGTGGGCCGATGTAGATCTGTCGGGGGCGGGCGATCTTCTGCTCGGGGTCCTGCAGCATCTCCAGCCACTGGGCGATCCACCCGGCCGTGCGCGCAATGGCAAACAGCACCGGGAACATCTCCACCGGAAACCCCATCGCCTGATAGATGATCCCCGAATAGAAATCCACATTCGGATAGAGCCGCCGACTCACAAAATACTCGTCCTCCAACGC of Blastocatellia bacterium contains these proteins:
- a CDS encoding citrate (Si)-synthase, which gives rise to ALEDEYFVSRRLYPNVDFYSGIIYQAMGFPVEMFPVLFAIARTAGWIAQWLEMLQDPEQKIARPRQIYIGPPRRDYVPIEERTVAARAS